A genomic segment from Aegilops tauschii subsp. strangulata cultivar AL8/78 chromosome 1, Aet v6.0, whole genome shotgun sequence encodes:
- the LOC109783895 gene encoding nucleoside hydrolase 3 isoform X2, with the protein MMGRDDIAVGVGGDGGISEAGEIHPDVGGYLPLIDQGMSTVGGCRYRQAIPPGRRGGRLDTDTNGGLRRGFLPQGPRGYAPLRQPTGQQVMVDTVSAGPTTLLLFGTHTNAALLLMAHPHLRRNVERVYVLGGGVRVTGNLFTAYGANPFAEFNVFGDPFAAYQVLHSGVPVTLVPLDATNTIPVTEEYFAEFGRRWQTTPEARYCFQSLDQVLRRHRRPAPGLHGSTGYYMWDSFAAGVAFSSMRNGDANGANDFAELEYMNITVITSNKPYGVHDGSNPFFDGRATPKFGLKVGGVHSGHVQTGIRDSFCLVPGSNAGRCQDGYTKEVTGSEGVRVHVATSAKPNTVYNSAFDREFSKNFLEVLNLAKQAGRFNISTQFPYYREVLYKPDFINVSRGKPVIFDMDMSPGDFVSLIYLLKAPREVIDVKGVLVNGNGWANIASIDIVYDILHMMGRDDIPVGLGNTTAMGNPTLGCNNVYAIPLGSGGFIDSDTLYGLARLLPRSPRRYTPESTDDPEHRQPLAFEVWQSVRRQLCPGDKITLLTSGPLTNLANISLSDRDASSVIERIYVVGGLIKDGGHEKGNVFTVPSNRYAEFNMFLDPLAAKTVLESNLNITLIPLPAQRKAASFESVLEALEQTQQTPESKFVRQLFALLKELQSKEKLYHHVDIFLGEVLGAVYMVQGSDLKSTVKLKQISVLADTMKNTDGQIVISKQSTKLVQVLSDFNVEIYYNRLANSLTNKKQSANVASFEEQKAIWSRPPNNSGPGHNKFL; encoded by the exons ATGATGGGCCGCGACGACATTGCCGtcggcgtcggcggcgacggAGGCATATCGGAGGCTGGCGAGATACACCCCGACGTCGGCGGCTACCTCCCCCTTATAGACCAG GGCATGTCGACGGTGGGCGGCTGCCGGTACCGGCAGGCCATCCCGCCGGGACGCCGTGGCGGGCGCCTCGACACCGACACCAACGGCGGCCTCCGGAGGGGCTTCCTCCCGCAGGGCCCCCGGGGGTACGCGCCGCTCCGGCAGCCCACGGGGCAGCAGGTGATGGTGGACACGGTGTCGGCGGGCCCTACCACGCTGCTCCTCTTTGGGACCCACACCAACGCCGCGCTCCTCCTCATGGCGCACCCGCACCTGAGGCGCAACGTCGAGCGCGTCTACGTCCTCGGCGGCGGCGTAAGGGTGACGGGGAACCTCTTCACCGCCTACGGCGCCAACCCGTTCGCGGAGTTCAACGTGTTCGGCGACCCCTTCGCCGCCTACCAGGTGCTCCACTCCGGCGTCCCCGTCACGCTCGTCCCTCTCGACGCCACCAACACCATCCCGGTCACCGAGGAGTACTTCGCCGAGTTCGGCCGGCGGTGGCAGACCACGCCCGAGGCGCGCTACTGCTTCCAGTCGCTGGACCAGGTCCTGAGGAGACACAGAAGGCCGGCGCCCGGCCTCCATGGCAGCACG GGCTATTACATGTGGGATTCCTTTGCCGCCGGTGTGGCTTTCTCTAGCATGCGCAATGGCGACGCCAATGGCGCAAATGACTTTGCTGAGCTAGAGTACATGAACATCACGGTGATCACCTCCAACAAACCGTACGGCGTGCACGACGGCTCGAACCCGTTTTTCGACGGCCGCGCGACGCCTAAGTTTGGTCTGAAGGTGGGTGGTGTTCACAGCGGCCATGTCCAGACTGGGATCAGAGATAGTTTCTGCTTGGTGCCAGGAAGCAATGCAGGAAGATGCCAG GATGGATACACCAAGGAAGTGACTGGTTCAGAAGGAGTCCGCGTTCATGTTGCCACGAGCGCGAAGCCAAACACGGTTTACAATAGCGCGTTTGATAGGGAATTTTCCAAGAACTTCCTAGAG GTCCTAAATCTCGCTAAACAAGCTGGTCGGTTTAACATCAGTACACAGTTCCCATATTACAGGGAAGTTCTTTATAAGCCAGATTTCATAAACGTGAGCAGGGGAAAGCCAGTTATTTTTGACATGGACATGAGCCCTGGAGATTTTGTTTCCCTTATATATCTCTTGAAGGCACCAAGAGAAGTTATAGATGTAAAG GGAGTTTTGGTCAATGGCAATGGATGGGCAAATATCGCAAGCATCGATATCGTTTATGACATTCTACATATGATGGGCCGCGACGACATTCCAGTTGGCCTTGGCAATACTACTGCAATGGGCAATCCAACCCTTGGTTGCAACAATGTGTATGCTATTCCGTTGGGCAGTGGTGGATTTATCGACTCCGATACATTATATGGACTGGCTCGGTTATTGccaagaagtcctagaag ATACACTCCTGAAAGTACAGATGATCCGGAACATCGGCAGCCACTGGCTTTTGAAGTGTGGCAGTCTGTCAGGAGGCAACTTTGTCCAGGTGACAAGATCACTCTTCTTACCAGTGGACCTCTCACCAATTTGGCCAACATTTCACTCTCTGACAGGGATGCAAGCTCTGTTATAGAG AGAATTTATGTTGTTGGAGGGCTCATCAAAGATGGAGGGCATGAGAAGGGGAATGTGTTCACTGTTCCATCGAACAGATACGCAGAGTTCAACATGTTTCTTGATCCTCTGGCTGCAAAAACAGTCCTGGAATCCAATCTGAATATCACACTCATTCCCCTTCCCGCGCAACGAAAAGCTGCTTCATTTGAGTCTGTACTGGAAGCTTTGGAGCAAACCCAGCAAACTCCTGAGTCAAAGTTTGTCCGACAGTTATTCGCATTATTGAAGGAACTTCAGAGCAAAGAGAAGCTGTATCACCATGTG GATATATTTTTGGGAGAAGTTCTTGGTGCGGTTTACATGGTTCAAGGATCTGACTTGAAATCCACAGTAAAGCTGAAGCAAATAAGCGTCCTTGCCGACACAATGAAAAACACAGATGGGCAGATTGTGATCAGTAAGCAGAGTACAAAGCTGGTGCAGGTGTTAAGTGATTTCAATGTTGAAATATATTACAATCGATTGGCAAATTCTTTAACGAACAAGAAACAGTCTGCCAACGTTGCGAGCTTTGAAGAACAAAAGGCAATTTGGAGCAGGCCACCAAATAATTCAGGGCCTGGACATAACAAATTCTTATAG
- the LOC109783895 gene encoding nucleoside hydrolase 3 isoform X1, which yields MEKARRTSSPSWAAAIALVSLFAVAGVAAAGAPAPRRILVDTDMDTDDLFALLYILKQDRSQFDVKAITISANAWIDAGHGVDQLYDILYMMGRDDIAVGVGGDGGISEAGEIHPDVGGYLPLIDQGMSTVGGCRYRQAIPPGRRGGRLDTDTNGGLRRGFLPQGPRGYAPLRQPTGQQVMVDTVSAGPTTLLLFGTHTNAALLLMAHPHLRRNVERVYVLGGGVRVTGNLFTAYGANPFAEFNVFGDPFAAYQVLHSGVPVTLVPLDATNTIPVTEEYFAEFGRRWQTTPEARYCFQSLDQVLRRHRRPAPGLHGSTGYYMWDSFAAGVAFSSMRNGDANGANDFAELEYMNITVITSNKPYGVHDGSNPFFDGRATPKFGLKVGGVHSGHVQTGIRDSFCLVPGSNAGRCQDGYTKEVTGSEGVRVHVATSAKPNTVYNSAFDREFSKNFLEVLNLAKQAGRFNISTQFPYYREVLYKPDFINVSRGKPVIFDMDMSPGDFVSLIYLLKAPREVIDVKGVLVNGNGWANIASIDIVYDILHMMGRDDIPVGLGNTTAMGNPTLGCNNVYAIPLGSGGFIDSDTLYGLARLLPRSPRRYTPESTDDPEHRQPLAFEVWQSVRRQLCPGDKITLLTSGPLTNLANISLSDRDASSVIERIYVVGGLIKDGGHEKGNVFTVPSNRYAEFNMFLDPLAAKTVLESNLNITLIPLPAQRKAASFESVLEALEQTQQTPESKFVRQLFALLKELQSKEKLYHHVDIFLGEVLGAVYMVQGSDLKSTVKLKQISVLADTMKNTDGQIVISKQSTKLVQVLSDFNVEIYYNRLANSLTNKKQSANVASFEEQKAIWSRPPNNSGPGHNKFL from the exons ATGGAGAAGGCGAGGAGGACGAGTTCACCGTCATGGGCGGCGGCCATCGCTCTGGTGTCCCTCTTTGCCGTCGCCGGCGTGGCTGCGGCGGGGGCGCCGGCGCCGAGGAGGATCCTGGTGGACACGGACATGGACACCGACGACCTCTTCGCGCTGCTCTACATCCTCAAGCAGGACCGCTCCCAATTCGACGTCAAG GCCATTACCATCAGCGCCAACGCATGGATCGACGCCGGGCACGGCGTCGACCAGCTCTACGACATCCTCTACATGATGGGCCGCGACGACATTGCCGtcggcgtcggcggcgacggAGGCATATCGGAGGCTGGCGAGATACACCCCGACGTCGGCGGCTACCTCCCCCTTATAGACCAG GGCATGTCGACGGTGGGCGGCTGCCGGTACCGGCAGGCCATCCCGCCGGGACGCCGTGGCGGGCGCCTCGACACCGACACCAACGGCGGCCTCCGGAGGGGCTTCCTCCCGCAGGGCCCCCGGGGGTACGCGCCGCTCCGGCAGCCCACGGGGCAGCAGGTGATGGTGGACACGGTGTCGGCGGGCCCTACCACGCTGCTCCTCTTTGGGACCCACACCAACGCCGCGCTCCTCCTCATGGCGCACCCGCACCTGAGGCGCAACGTCGAGCGCGTCTACGTCCTCGGCGGCGGCGTAAGGGTGACGGGGAACCTCTTCACCGCCTACGGCGCCAACCCGTTCGCGGAGTTCAACGTGTTCGGCGACCCCTTCGCCGCCTACCAGGTGCTCCACTCCGGCGTCCCCGTCACGCTCGTCCCTCTCGACGCCACCAACACCATCCCGGTCACCGAGGAGTACTTCGCCGAGTTCGGCCGGCGGTGGCAGACCACGCCCGAGGCGCGCTACTGCTTCCAGTCGCTGGACCAGGTCCTGAGGAGACACAGAAGGCCGGCGCCCGGCCTCCATGGCAGCACG GGCTATTACATGTGGGATTCCTTTGCCGCCGGTGTGGCTTTCTCTAGCATGCGCAATGGCGACGCCAATGGCGCAAATGACTTTGCTGAGCTAGAGTACATGAACATCACGGTGATCACCTCCAACAAACCGTACGGCGTGCACGACGGCTCGAACCCGTTTTTCGACGGCCGCGCGACGCCTAAGTTTGGTCTGAAGGTGGGTGGTGTTCACAGCGGCCATGTCCAGACTGGGATCAGAGATAGTTTCTGCTTGGTGCCAGGAAGCAATGCAGGAAGATGCCAG GATGGATACACCAAGGAAGTGACTGGTTCAGAAGGAGTCCGCGTTCATGTTGCCACGAGCGCGAAGCCAAACACGGTTTACAATAGCGCGTTTGATAGGGAATTTTCCAAGAACTTCCTAGAG GTCCTAAATCTCGCTAAACAAGCTGGTCGGTTTAACATCAGTACACAGTTCCCATATTACAGGGAAGTTCTTTATAAGCCAGATTTCATAAACGTGAGCAGGGGAAAGCCAGTTATTTTTGACATGGACATGAGCCCTGGAGATTTTGTTTCCCTTATATATCTCTTGAAGGCACCAAGAGAAGTTATAGATGTAAAG GGAGTTTTGGTCAATGGCAATGGATGGGCAAATATCGCAAGCATCGATATCGTTTATGACATTCTACATATGATGGGCCGCGACGACATTCCAGTTGGCCTTGGCAATACTACTGCAATGGGCAATCCAACCCTTGGTTGCAACAATGTGTATGCTATTCCGTTGGGCAGTGGTGGATTTATCGACTCCGATACATTATATGGACTGGCTCGGTTATTGccaagaagtcctagaag ATACACTCCTGAAAGTACAGATGATCCGGAACATCGGCAGCCACTGGCTTTTGAAGTGTGGCAGTCTGTCAGGAGGCAACTTTGTCCAGGTGACAAGATCACTCTTCTTACCAGTGGACCTCTCACCAATTTGGCCAACATTTCACTCTCTGACAGGGATGCAAGCTCTGTTATAGAG AGAATTTATGTTGTTGGAGGGCTCATCAAAGATGGAGGGCATGAGAAGGGGAATGTGTTCACTGTTCCATCGAACAGATACGCAGAGTTCAACATGTTTCTTGATCCTCTGGCTGCAAAAACAGTCCTGGAATCCAATCTGAATATCACACTCATTCCCCTTCCCGCGCAACGAAAAGCTGCTTCATTTGAGTCTGTACTGGAAGCTTTGGAGCAAACCCAGCAAACTCCTGAGTCAAAGTTTGTCCGACAGTTATTCGCATTATTGAAGGAACTTCAGAGCAAAGAGAAGCTGTATCACCATGTG GATATATTTTTGGGAGAAGTTCTTGGTGCGGTTTACATGGTTCAAGGATCTGACTTGAAATCCACAGTAAAGCTGAAGCAAATAAGCGTCCTTGCCGACACAATGAAAAACACAGATGGGCAGATTGTGATCAGTAAGCAGAGTACAAAGCTGGTGCAGGTGTTAAGTGATTTCAATGTTGAAATATATTACAATCGATTGGCAAATTCTTTAACGAACAAGAAACAGTCTGCCAACGTTGCGAGCTTTGAAGAACAAAAGGCAATTTGGAGCAGGCCACCAAATAATTCAGGGCCTGGACATAACAAATTCTTATAG